The following proteins come from a genomic window of Tenebrio molitor chromosome 9, icTenMoli1.1, whole genome shotgun sequence:
- the LOC138138522 gene encoding uncharacterized protein produces the protein MRALRLQQRPSHFFNPIIPIDRPTFDRCATHRCIHNRDCPYNHICCANKLCGFRVCKKCPHPEITTHFYTKKEFPTTDDFTSSTTFTAAPTTDIITDATTTVTTTATSEVTTDSTVTLTGTAATTTTTTAGTSETTTITTTAESSTSTVTEGTTTVTTPEPTELTSTTITTSTTITTTAETTEDGSGNGDDEDDSTTGAQSTTTPAASTISTVGTTPSTTTAEFDGSGSGSGNGIIVDDDEDNYRRDINNPSITDDFLFVDIERNSETTTEFLSTVDIDLEIGDVDSDNKRRVASVTPFTSSIADVDSGTASTTVSDVTATPITLGTRETTTVTGSGDGAVVNDDDDDDTEQSGNEDDSDKAGNEDNGVEDHGTNIQKEYSEESAETAGTISSWPKEVEVNGNVNGKEDYGGPSEEKDKNDVPSQILLLNQTQEKDNDNNNGNDRKDIRINGIIPPEVLDSGLNMNEDYFLIIDDDYYDIIPARREVYSRSKNTKVKEKRRVKRV, from the exons ATGAGAGCTCTACGTTTACAACAGCGCCCATCTCATTTCTTTAATCCCATCATCCCGATTGACAGAC ccacttttgacagatgtgCTACACATAGATGTATTCACAACCGTGACTGTCCTTACAACCACATATGTTGCGCCAACAAACTTTGTGGATTTAGAGTGTGCAAGAAATGCCCTCACCCAGAAATAACAACACATTTTTACACCAAGAAAGAGTTTCCAACAACTGATGATTTTACATCTAGTACCACATTCACTGCTGCTCCTACGACTGACATCATCACAGATGCAACAACTACTGTTACCACAACTGCAACATCAGAAGTCACAACTGATTCTACTGTAACCCTTACAGGTACCGCTGCTACAACTACAACTACGACTGCTGGTACTTCTGAAACCACTACAATTACAACCACCGCTGAATCTTCAACATCTACTGTAACGGAAGGGACAACTACTGTCACTACTCCTGAACCAACTGAACTTACATCTACTACCATTACTACGAGTACTACTATTACTACTACTGCTGAAACAACAGAAGATGGTAGCGGTAATGGAGACGATGAAGACGATTCAACAACTGGTGCGCAGAGTACCACCACACCCGCAGCTAGTACTATTTCTACTGTTGGTACAACTCCGTCTACTACTACTGCGGAATTTGATGGCAGCGGAAGCGGAAGCGGAAACGGGATCATTGTAGATGACGATGAAGACAATTATAGGAGAGATATTAACAACCCAAGCATTACAGATGACTTTTTATTCGTTGATATTGAGAGAAACTCTGAAACTACTACTGAGTTCCTTTCTACTGTAGATATTGACCTTGAAATTGGAGATGTAGACAGCGACAACAAGAGACGAGTTGCTTCTGTAACTCCTTTTACGTCCAGCATAGCAGATGTGGACAGTGGTACTGCGAGTACTACTGTATCTGACGTAACTGCAACACCTATAACTCTTGGTACTAGGGAAACCACTACTGTTACCGGCAGTGGTGATGGTGCTGTTGTGAATGATGACGATGACGACGACACTGAGCAGTCTGGCAATGAAGACGATTCTGATAAAGCTGGCAATGAAGATAATGGCGTTGAAGATCATGGTACAAACATTCAAAAAGAATATAGCGAAGAATCTGCAGAAACTGCCGGTACTATATCTTCATGGCCAAAAGAGGTAGAAGTGAATGGAAATGTCAACGGCAAAGAAGATTATGGTGGACCGTCTGAAGAAAAGGACAAGAACGATGTGCCATctcaaattttgttattgaatcAAACTCAAGAAAAAGATAATGACAATAACAATGGGAATGACAGGAAAGATATACGCATTAATGGAATAATACCACCTGAGGTTCTAGACTCAGGTTTAAACATGAATGAAgattattttcttattatcGACGACGATTATTATGACATTATACCAGCAAGAAGAGAAGTCTACAGTAgaagtaaaaatacaaaggtaaaagaaaaaagaagagtCAAGAGAGTTTGA